The Alcaligenes faecalis sequence ATCAAGGGGTTGTCCGCGTTAACCGTACCTATGCCCGTCAATACAACACAACTGCGGGCGCGCCAGTGGTGACCATCGTCGCGAGCCTGCGGCCCGGTAATCCATTGAGAGCGACCATCGGGCAAGGCGCTGCGGCCATCCAGCGAGGCGGCCATTTTCATCCACAACCAGGGGCGTCCACGCGTCATGCGGGCAAAGAAACCAGCATTGATCGCCAGCGCCTGCTCTACACACAAAGGGCCATCTACGGTGATACCCGCCTGACGCAGGCGCGAAACGCCATTACCTGCCACCAGTGGGTTAGGGTCGTACATAGAAAAGACAACACGCCCAGCACCTGCTTTGATCAGGGCGTCGGCACAAGGAGGGGTTCGCCCGTGGTGACTGCAAGGCTCCAGGGTGACGTAGAAGGTCGCACCGGCCACGCTGACGCCGCGCTCTTTGGCTTGGCGCAAGGCCATCACTTCTGCGTGAGGCCCACCCGCTTGCTGCGTGGAACCGGAAGCCAGCAATTGGCCATCGCGCACGATCAGGCAGGCGACTCGTGGATTGGGAGCACTGATATACAGGGATTTTTCGGCCTGCTCCAGGGCTTGCCGCATCCAGATGACGTCTTCTTGCTCGACCATCGCCTTAGCCGCGATCGGGATCGTTCATTTCGTCGATCGCCTGTACAAACTCGCGGATGTCCTTGAAGCTCTTGTAGACCGAGGCAAAGCGCACATAGGCTACCTGGTCCAGTTGCTTGAGCTCGGCCATGACCAGTTCGCCTATGGTTTCAGAGGAGACTTCGCGCTCGCCAGTCAGTTGAAGTTTCTCTTCGATGCGCTGCACAGCGGCATCGACCTGAGCCATGGGGATGGAACGCTTGCGCAGCGCAACGCCCATGCTCGTCCGCAAACGCGCGGGATCAAAATCCATACGAGTGCCATTGCGCTTGGCCACAACAGGCAGGCTCAGCTCGGCACGCTCGTAAGTCGTGAAGCGCCGTTCACAGGCCGAGCATTTACGACGTCGCCGTATGGCGTCGCCTTCTTCGGTGATTCGAGAGTCGATCACCTGGGTATCGGCATGGTGGCAGAACGGACACTTCATTCAAAATCGCGGGCCTTGCGGCCCGCTCCGGCTGGATTACTTAGAGGAGTAAACGGGCAACTTGGCAGTCAGCTCGTGTACACGGCGACGAACATCCGCCAAAACGGCTTCGTCGTGAGGGTTGTCCAGTACATCAGCAATCAGATGCGCCGTCAATTCCGCTTCGGCTTCCTTGAAACCGCGAGTGGTCATGGCAGGTGTACCCAAACGCACACCGCTGGTGACAAATGGCTTTTCAGGATCGTTAGGAATGGCGTTCTTGTTGACCGTGATGTGAGCCTTGCCCAGTGCTTCTTCAGCGACTTTACCCGTGATGCCCTTGGGACGCAGGTCCACCAGCATGACATGACTTTCAGTGCGACCGGACACGATACGCAGACCACGCTCGACCAGGGTACGCGCCAGAACGTCAGCGTTTTTCACAACCTGGGCAGCGTAGGTCTTGAACTCGGGAGCCAGGGCTTCCTTGAATGCCACCGCCTTGCCAGCGATCACGTGGATCAGTGGGCCGCCTTGAATGCCGGGGAAAATAGCCGAATTGACGGCTTTTTCGTGCTCGGCCTTCATCATGATGACGCCACCACGGGGACCGCGCAGGGACTTGTGAGTCGTAGAGGTCACGAAGTCCGCGTAAGGCACGGGGTTGGGGTAAGCACCACCAGCAACCAGACCAGCGTAGTGAGCAATGTCGATCATCAGCAAGGCGCCATTTTCATGAGCGATACGGGCCATGCGTTCAAAGTCGATGCGCAGGGCGTAAGCCGATGCACCACCCACGATCAGCTTGGGCTTGTGCTCTTTGGCCAGGCGCTCCAGCTCGTCGTAGTCCAGCTCTTCGTTCTCGTCCAGACCGTAGGACACGAAGTTGTACAGCTTGCCCGATGCGTTCACGGGGGAACCGTGGGTCAAGTGACCGCCTTCGGCCAGGCTCATGCCCAGAACGGTGTCACCGGGTTTGAGCACAGCCATGTACACGCCCTGGTTGGCTTGCGAACCAGAGTTGGGCTGCACGTTGGCAGCTTCAGCTCCGAACAGCTCTTTCAGACGGTCAATAGCCAATTGCTCGACCACGTCCACGAACTCGCAGCCACCGTAATAACGCTTGCCAGGATAACCTTCCGCGTATTTGTTGGTCAGTTGTGTGCCCTGGGCCTGCATCACGGCGGGGCTGGTGTAGTTTTCCGAGGCGATCAGCTCGATGTGCTGCTCCTGGCGCACATCTTCGCTTTGGATCGCAGCCCAAAGATCGGGATCAACTTTGTCAAGAGTCGCAGAACGGTCAAACATGAGGGTTCCTAAGGATAAAGTAGGTAGCAAACTAAGAAAGCAACATTTTAGCGCGGAAGCGCATCAAACCACCGAGACAAACGTCTCCGATGGCAGAAACCCCAAAAAATGCAGAAATAAGTAAGGCGGCAACGGGCGGACTCAAAAGAACATGAAAAAAACTCAAATAGTCCGCCCTGGGGAATCAGGATTGCTGAATCAAACGGGGATTCACGGTGTACACGCCGGTCAAGGATGCACGGCCCAGAATATGACCTTCCATGGCACGCAACACATCCTGACCCGTAAACCGCCCTTCCAAAGGCAGCTCGGCAATATCCAGGGCATAGACCGTAAAGACATAGCGGTGCGGCAAGGCATCGTTCCACGGAGGGCACGGACCGTCATAGCCAAAGTAATCACCGTTCATGTCGCGGTCGCTGGCAAACCAGTTGGTAAAGTCATTCACGCCCTGGCGCGTGTCGTCCAGAGCCAATGGGCCGGCTTTACCGCGTGGCGTGATGCCCTTGGAATAAGAGCCTTCTGCCAGGCTACGCAGTTCAGGCGAGACATTAATCAAGACCCAATGGAAGAAATCCACCCGTGGCAAATCCGCCGGTACCTCGCGCCCGTCCTGATTCACATCGTCCGGTTTACTCGGAACATCGGGGTCGTGGCAAATGACCACAAAAGATTGGGTCTGCTCGGGAACATCGGACCATTCCAGATGCGGATTGGCGTTACCGGCCAAGGCAACTCTCGATTGTGCGTCATAACGGCAAAATGCCAGACGCTCGGGAATCACGCTCTGATCTTGAAAAGAATCACTACGCAGTTTCATTGCAGACCTCCACAATCAATCAGCCGGTCAAAGTGACGCGCGCAAACTTGCGCTTGCCCACTTGCAGCACATAGCTGCCCGGCTCCAGTTGCAAACCTTTATCGTCCACACGTTCGCCGTTGATGCGCACGCCGCCCTGCTCCACGTTGCGCTGGGCTTCGCTGCCGGAAGCAACCAAGCCTGCTTCGCGCAAAACGCGCAGCAAGGCCAGTTCACCGGCCACGGTTAGCTCGGGCATGTCCTCGGGCATTTCGCCGCGACGGAAACGGGCATCAAACGTCTCCAACGCCTGCTGGGCCGCTTGGGCGCTGTGGAAACGTGTGACGATTTCCTGTGCCAGCTCCACTTTAACCTCACGTGGGTTACGGCCTTGTTCAATCTGCTTTTGCAGACCGGCAATGTCCTCCAGACTACGGAAAGACAACAGCTCGAAGTAACGCCACATCAAGGTGTCGGAGATGGACATCAACTTGCCGAACATAGAGTCCGGCGTTTCACTGATACCAATGTAATTGCCTTTGGACTTGGACATTTTCTCTACGCCGTCCAAACCCACCAGCAATGGCATGGTCAAAATACATTGCTGCTCCTGACCATATTCTTTTTGCAATTCACGACCCACCAGCAAATTGAATTTCTGGTCAGTACCGCCCAATTCAATATCGGCTTTCAATTGAACGGAATCGTAGCCCTGCAATAAGGGGTACAAAAACTCGTGCACCGAAATAGGTTGATTCGCCTTGAAGCGTTTGGTGAAGTCATCACGCTCCATCATGCGGGCCACGGTGTAACGCGAAGCCAGTTGAATCATGCCGCGTGAACCGAGCTTGTCGCACCACTCCGAGTTATAGCGAACTTCGGTACGGGCCGGGTCCAGAACCAGCGCGGCCTGATCGTAGTAGGTCTTGGCGTTGGCAATAACCTGCTCAGGCGTCAAAGGCGGGCGAGTCGTGTTGCGGCCGCTGGGATCACCAATGGTCGAGGTGAAGTCGCCAATCAGAAAGATGACGGTATGCCCCAAATCCTGCAACTGACGCATCTTGTTGAGCACCACCGTGTGCCCCAAGTGAATGTCGGGAGCCGTAGGGTCCAGACCAAGCTTGATTCGCAGCGGCTGCCCTGTTGCATGGCTGCGCGCCAGTTTGCGGGCAAACTCGGATTCGACGAGCAATTCGTCGCAGCCGCGTTTGACGATGGCTAAATCAGCCAGAACTTCTGGAGAAAGGGGCTCTGAGGGGGATGACATAACAAATCTGGTGACAAACTAATGAGTAAAAATGCTCGAAAAATTAAGCCTAATGCGCTAGGATAGCCTGCTATTGCGAGACGTGCTTAATAAATGAGCAAGGTTTCGTAAACAAACTATTTTATCATTCCCGCGCAGGTCAGATTGCCAGGGCTGGAATGTTCTGTCCGCCCAGTACAACTGACCTCCGCCAGCCAGGCGGACAGTAAACCGTACATC is a genomic window containing:
- the ribD gene encoding bifunctional diaminohydroxyphosphoribosylaminopyrimidine deaminase/5-amino-6-(5-phosphoribosylamino)uracil reductase RibD, with product MVEQEDVIWMRQALEQAEKSLYISAPNPRVACLIVRDGQLLASGSTQQAGGPHAEVMALRQAKERGVSVAGATFYVTLEPCSHHGRTPPCADALIKAGAGRVVFSMYDPNPLVAGNGVSRLRQAGITVDGPLCVEQALAINAGFFARMTRGRPWLWMKMAASLDGRSALPDGRSQWITGPQARDDGHHWRARSCVVLTGIGTVNADNPLMNVRAVSTPRPPIKAVLDTHLRLTSNAALLDGTPCWVFSHRRDPEREAELADRNAQVIPMPLHEGQVDVRAVLDWMTDQQINEVHAEAGARLSGALIDAGVVDQLLMYLAPKILGQGRGVADITELAGLDDVEPFEFTDVRLLGADLRVLARQRDHWEALLRAVGGAYPPDPE
- the nrdR gene encoding transcriptional regulator NrdR produces the protein MKCPFCHHADTQVIDSRITEEGDAIRRRRKCSACERRFTTYERAELSLPVVAKRNGTRMDFDPARLRTSMGVALRKRSIPMAQVDAAVQRIEEKLQLTGEREVSSETIGELVMAELKQLDQVAYVRFASVYKSFKDIREFVQAIDEMNDPDRG
- the glyA gene encoding serine hydroxymethyltransferase, giving the protein MFDRSATLDKVDPDLWAAIQSEDVRQEQHIELIASENYTSPAVMQAQGTQLTNKYAEGYPGKRYYGGCEFVDVVEQLAIDRLKELFGAEAANVQPNSGSQANQGVYMAVLKPGDTVLGMSLAEGGHLTHGSPVNASGKLYNFVSYGLDENEELDYDELERLAKEHKPKLIVGGASAYALRIDFERMARIAHENGALLMIDIAHYAGLVAGGAYPNPVPYADFVTSTTHKSLRGPRGGVIMMKAEHEKAVNSAIFPGIQGGPLIHVIAGKAVAFKEALAPEFKTYAAQVVKNADVLARTLVERGLRIVSGRTESHVMLVDLRPKGITGKVAEEALGKAHITVNKNAIPNDPEKPFVTSGVRLGTPAMTTRGFKEAEAELTAHLIADVLDNPHDEAVLADVRRRVHELTAKLPVYSSK
- a CDS encoding YbhB/YbcL family Raf kinase inhibitor-like protein — encoded protein: MKLRSDSFQDQSVIPERLAFCRYDAQSRVALAGNANPHLEWSDVPEQTQSFVVICHDPDVPSKPDDVNQDGREVPADLPRVDFFHWVLINVSPELRSLAEGSYSKGITPRGKAGPLALDDTRQGVNDFTNWFASDRDMNGDYFGYDGPCPPWNDALPHRYVFTVYALDIAELPLEGRFTGQDVLRAMEGHILGRASLTGVYTVNPRLIQQS
- the tyrS gene encoding tyrosine--tRNA ligase produces the protein MSSPSEPLSPEVLADLAIVKRGCDELLVESEFARKLARSHATGQPLRIKLGLDPTAPDIHLGHTVVLNKMRQLQDLGHTVIFLIGDFTSTIGDPSGRNTTRPPLTPEQVIANAKTYYDQAALVLDPARTEVRYNSEWCDKLGSRGMIQLASRYTVARMMERDDFTKRFKANQPISVHEFLYPLLQGYDSVQLKADIELGGTDQKFNLLVGRELQKEYGQEQQCILTMPLLVGLDGVEKMSKSKGNYIGISETPDSMFGKLMSISDTLMWRYFELLSFRSLEDIAGLQKQIEQGRNPREVKVELAQEIVTRFHSAQAAQQALETFDARFRRGEMPEDMPELTVAGELALLRVLREAGLVASGSEAQRNVEQGGVRINGERVDDKGLQLEPGSYVLQVGKRKFARVTLTG